The following coding sequences lie in one Rutidosis leptorrhynchoides isolate AG116_Rl617_1_P2 chromosome 4, CSIRO_AGI_Rlap_v1, whole genome shotgun sequence genomic window:
- the LOC139842325 gene encoding uncharacterized protein, giving the protein MGAEGLEFSWCWQRQPKGRTATELSSLCRLLSTASLDHNLKDSWTWAFSNNGLFTVKLLNSIIDEQTMDSTSQLATLRNNLIPKKVEVFILRTQHKRLPVKTELDKRGIDLHSVRCPVCDDDLESLEHALITCKYASEIWDRIHKWWSIRNTGPYTLVDLTSNNCPVPSSSPDVWQALKWIGLYCIWKNRNHKVFKGKPWNTPMIFNEIQSLSYLWIANRVRGLLA; this is encoded by the exons ATGGGAGCAGAAGGTTTGGAATTTTCGTGGTGCTGGCAAAGACAACCTAAAGGTCGTACAGCTACTGAATTATCGAGTCTGTGCAGGCTACTATCGACAGCATCCCTGGATCATAATTTAAAGGATTCGTGGACTTGGGCTTTTTCGAATAATGGGCTGTTCACTGTCAAATTATTAAATTCCATTATCGATGAGCAAACTATGGATTCGACATCTCAACTAGCCACGTTACGcaataatttaatcccaaaaaaggTGGAAGTCTTTATTTTGAGAACGCAACACAAACGTCTTCCGGTAAAAACGGAGCTTGACAAACGCGGAATTGACCTCCATAGTGTAAGATGTCCCGTATGTGATGATGATCTCGAATCTCTCGAGCATGCTCTCATCACCTGCAAGTATGCTTCGGAAATTTGGGATCGAATTCACAAATGGTGGTCTATTCGTAACACGGGTCCTTATACCCTTGTGGATCTCACTAGTAACAATTGTCCGGTTCCGAGCTCCTCTCCTGATGTGTGGCAGGCTTTAAAATGGATAGGATTGTATTGCATTTGGAAAAACCGAAATCATAAGGTGTTCAAAGGTAAACCTTGGAATACTCCAATGATTTTCAACGAGATACAATCGTTATCCTATTTGTGGATTGCAAATCGTGTAAGGG GGTTGCTCGCTTAG
- the LOC139904419 gene encoding uncharacterized protein gives MYLIGLGDGSDDLYPSWAECDKILIPVHFSDPEHFILLTLNLDEQRVLVYDSLKGCLKKGQLEAVFKNLSDNLPLYLKAIDYFNKKQDSQIVDYYENREDVELMIEDAPYVPMQSGGHGDCGVWVCLHMERIVFGWDQIDNIGDPKKAAKDYRIRMARTFFRARFDTQEPPPPEDPEDPKVVN, from the exons atgtatttgattggtcttggggatggtagtgatgacctttatccatcctgggctgaatgtgataag attttgattccaGTACATTTTTCAGATCCTGAACATTTTATACTACTCACTTTGAACTTAGATGAACAGAGAGTATTAGTCTATGATAGTTTAAAGGGTTGTTTGAAAAAAGGTCAACTCGAGGCTGTCTTCAAAAACTTATCAGACAACTTGCCGTTATATTTGAAGGCTATTGATTACTTTAACAAGAAGCAGGACTCACAAATTGTTGACTATTATGAGAACAGAGAAGATGTAGAGTTGATGATCGAGGATGCACCGTATGTGCCAATgcagagtggtggccatggtgattgtggtgtttgggtctgccttcatatggagaggatagtttttggttgggatcagattgacaacattggagaccctaaaaaggctgctaaggactatagaattcgaatggcaagaacattcttccgtgcacgctttgatacacaggaaccaccaccaccagaggacccagaggacccaaaggttgttaattag